The genome window GCCTTCGCCACCTACCGGCCCACGACCATGCGCATCACCTTCGACGACGCTCGCGAGGTCCTCGAGGGGCGCTGCTGGAACGTGGTGGTCGGCAACGGGCGGTACTTCGGCGGGGGCATGCGCGTCCTGCCCGGCGCGCACCCGGACGACGGCCTCCTCGACGTCATGGTGGTGGGGGATCTGCCGCGCGCGGCCCTCTTCGCCAACGTCGTCGCCATCTACCGAGGCACGCACCTCGACCAGCCGGGAGTGACCTGGTGCCGGGCGCGAAAGGTCCGGGTGGAGTGCGCCGAGGCGCAACCGATCGACCTGGACGGCGAGTCGGCGAGGAGCACCGACGCACATTTCAGCATCTTGCCCGGAGTCTTGAGGCTATGCGTTTAGGGATTTCTCAGTTTTTTCTGCTAAGTTTATGATCGTCGACCAGGAAGAGGTGCTCATGAAAGCCCCGATCGCCCCGCTCCCGCCGCGTCTTGCCGGCTTCTCGGCCGAGGACTTCGACGTCTTCTCCATCCCCGACTTCACTGCGCGGATGGAGGCGCTCAAGGCCAGGGTCCGCCCCAAGCTCGAGGCCCTCGGGGCCGCCCTCGCCCCCGAGCTCGGCGCCATGCTGGGCGAGCCGGTCTACCCCCACGTGGCCAAGCACGCCCGCCGGACGGTCAACCCGCCCGACGACACCTGGGTGGCCTGGTCCACCCAGCCGCGCGGCTACAAGGCGCACCCGCACTTCCAGCTCGGCCTCTGGGGCACCCACGTCTTCGCCCAGTTCGCCCTCATCTACGAGAGTCCCCTCAAGGCTCCCTTCGCCGAGCTCGCGCTGGCGGACCTCGCCTGGGTGCGCGAGGCCGTGCCCGGCGCGATGCGCTGGTCCCACGACCACATGCGCCCCTTCGGCGATCGCCACGGCGCCATGGACGACGCGGCGCTCGCGGCCTACTTCGAGCGGGTGGCGCGGGTTTCAAAGGCCGAGGCCCTGTGCGGGATCGACCTGATGCGCGACGAGGTCCAGGCCATGGACGGCGCCGCGCTCGCCGAGGCCGCCATGGAAACCTTCCGGTCCACGCTCGGGCTGTATCGCCTGGCAAAATCTCGGGGTTCGGCCTAGCAGGAAGCTTAAACCCCCGCCGTTACTGCCATCCGTTCCTTGGCATCGTGCGGCATCCTGCGTAATATGGTTAGGATGGAGGTATTCATGGCAGCCGATCGACACACTACGTCCCCCTCGGTGGAGACGATCCTCCGGCGCCTCGACGAGATGGGCCTGCGTAAAGTAGAGTTCGCCCGCCGTCTGGGGGTCAGTCCGGAGTATATCTATCGTATCCTCAACGGGAAGGTGGCGTTCCCGGGCATCCGCGAGACGCTCGAGAAAATGGCCGAGATCCTCGACATCGACCCGACCCGCTTTCCCGAATACGTCCGCTTCCAGGAAGGGCTGTCGCCCTCGGCCCAGAGGGTCTGGGACCGCATGCGCGAGCTGCGCCTGACCCGCGAGGACCTCTACCGCAAGATCGAGGGCCGCATCAGCCGGCCCTACTTCTACGGCATCCTGCGCGGCGACCACCCCTTCCCCACCAACCGCGCCTTCATCCAGCTCTTCTCGACGGCGCTCGGGATGCAGCCCTCGGACTTCCCCGAGTACTCGGTGGCGCGCGAGCACCGCTGGCGCACCGAGGAGATGCGCGACCTGGAGCTGCGCTTCCTCAACCTGCTCTTCGACAAGATGCTCTCGGACCGGGGCTACAGCGACAACCCCATCCAGTTCAACCTCATCAACCCGTCGATGATGGGCCTCTTCCCACAGGACGAGGGCTACTCCCCCGAGCTCAAGACCATCTTCAAGCGCATGGGGCACTGGGGGCTCGGCATCCCCGAGCTCGCCAAGCTCTCGGCGGTGCCCGAAAGCAAGCTCCGCCTGCTCTTCTTCGGCCAGATCACCCCGTCGTCGGTATCCACCGAGATGGAGCGGATCTTCTCGGCGCTGCAGCTCGAGACCGTCACGGCCTGATCCCAACGAAACGAGCCCCCGGCCGCAATGCGGCCGGGGGCTCGTTTCGTTGGGTCTGCTAGCGCCGATCCCCCTGGATCCGCGCGAGGCGCTGGGCGGTGCGCTGGGCCTCGTGGGCGCCGTGGCGATCGCCCATCTCCTCGAGCAGCACCCCCAGGTGCTCGTAGCCCTCGACGAAGCCGGGGTCCAGCTCCAGGGCCTGCCGGTAGGCCTCGGCGGCCTCGTCGAGGCGCCCCAGCTCGTGAAGGGTCGCGGCCAGGTCGTGCCGGGCGATCGCATCGTCCGGGAAGTGGGAGAGGAACGCCTGGTACTCGTCCACGGCCTCCTTGAGGCGGCCCATCTCGGCCAGGAGGTGCGCGACGCTGAAGCGCAGCTCGTGCTCGTCGGGGGTGGCCTCCAGGGCCGCCGTGAGCTGCTTGAGGGCGGCCTTTCGATCGCCCTTGGCCGCCAGGAGGTTGGCGAGGTTGTGGTGGGCGTTGGTGTTGGCGGGGTCGGCGTTGATGGCCAGGCGGTACTCCTTCTCGGCGCCGCGGCGATCGCCCCGGCGCTCGAGGAGCGAGCCCAGGTTGTTGTGGGCGAAGCTGTGCTCGGGGTCCATGCGCAGCACCTCGGCGTACAGCTTGAGGGCCGCCTCCTGGTCGCCGGTCTGCTCCAGGGACCAGGCGAGCTCGAAGCGCGCGTCCACGTCGTCGGCGTCCAGCTCCAGCAGCTGCTTCAGCTCGCGGATGGCCACCTCCCACTCGCCCTGCTGCTCGTAGGCCCAGGCCAGGTGCAGGCGCGCCTCGGTGTCGGCCGGATCGGCCTTGAGGGCGGCGCGCAAGGGGCCGATGGCCTCGGCGAACTCGCCCAGCTCGATGAGGGCGGATCCCAGGTTGTAGAGGGCGTTGAGGTTGCGCGGGTTGGTCGAGAGGGCCTTCTGGTACTCGGCGATCGCCTCGTCGAGACGGCCCTGCTGGAAGCGGATCCAGCCCAGGTGGTTGTGCGCCCACGAGTCGCCGGGCACGCGCCTCAAGAGGCCCCGGATGGCCTCCTCGGCCTCGTCGAGGCGACCCAGCTGCTCCAGGGCCCAGGCCAGGTGGCTGCGCGCGTCGACGTCCTGGGGGTCGAGCGAAAGGGCGCGCTCGAAGAGAGGCACCGCGCCCTCGAGGTCCTCGCGGCTCGCCACGATCATCCCGCGCATGCGGTAGCTGGGCGCGTGGTCCGGGGCGATGGCGAGCGCCTCCTGCACCCGGGCCTCGGCCCGGGCGTCGTCGCCCTTCAGGTGCTCGCGGTGAGCCTCGAGCACGATCTGATCCGCCTGCTCCCTGAGCTTCTCGCGCTCCTCGACCTGCTGGGCGATGCGGGTCTGGAGCTGGGCGCTGGCAGTCTTGTTGAGGCACGAGAGGGCCATGGCCAGGTCGTGGTGGGGCAAGGACCAGTCGGGCCTCGCCTCGATGGCCTTGCGGAAGGCCTCGCACGCCTGCTCGAAGCTGCCCTTCTCGAACAGGATGGCGCCGATTCCCTGGTGCGCGACGGCGTTCTCGGGGTCGAGGAAGAGGGCCTGCTTGAAGGTGCTGGCGGCCCCGTCGAGGTTGCCCGCGAAGAAGAGCATGGTGCCGAGCTCCACGTGGTTCTGCACGTTCTCGGGGTCGAGCGAGAGGCCCTTGCGCTGGGCGGTGATGGCCTCACTCAGCTGGCCCTGCGTCTCCAGGGCCCAGGCGAGCCCGAAGTAGGCGTCGGCGTAGTCGGGGTCGCTCTCGATCGCCTCGCGGTACTCCTTGATGGCCCCCGGCACGTTGTCCTTCTCGGCGAGGACCTCGCCCAGCAGGTAGTGCGACTCGGCGTGGCGCGGGTCGCGCTTGAGCGCGAGGCGCAGGGCGAAGACCGCGTCGCTGAGCTGGCCCCGCTCGAGGTAGTCGCCGCCGAGGCGGGCGAGCTCTTCGGGAGTCGCGTCCGCCGAGGGGGTGCCGAGGGGGCCCTGACCGGGAATGAAGGGGGTACGGTGCTTGGGTGCCATGCGCCCATGATACCAGAGTTGAGGCGTTCGAGGCGCGCTGGCGCCTGCTCGCTGCCTCTGGTAGAATCGCCCTCGCCCCCGCTTGGAAACGGGGAGGCGCGAAGGAGACGGACATGTCGGATGCGGTCGAGAACATGGTGAACGAGCGGCAATGGGCGGTGGTCGGCGCTTCCAATGCCCACCACAAGTTCGGACGGCGCATCTTCGACCGCCTCAAGGCCAACGGCTACGAGGTCTACGCGGTGAACCCCAACGAGCCGAACGGCCTCGACGACGGCTCGCCCACCTACCCCAGCGTCAAGGCCCTGCCCATCGTCCCTGCGGTGGTGGACGTGGTGGTCCCGCCCAGCCAGGCCCGGCAGGTGATCGACGACTGCCTGGAGAAGGGGGTTTCGCAGATCTGGTTCCAGCCGGGGGCCGAGGACACCGAGGCCATCCGATACGCCGAGAGCCGGGGGATGACGGTCCTCTGGGGCGGCCCATGCGCCATGGTCGAAGCCAGGCGCTGGTAGACGAGGGAAAGACGATGCAACGCACCGAACAAGAACTTGAGCTCCTCGGCCAGCGGCTTCTGGCCACCGGCAGCAAGCTCTGCCCCGACTGCAGCCAGCCGACCCTACAGGTCCTCTTCGACGCCAACTACCTCAAGATCCGCTGCAGCGCCTGCACCTTCAAGATCGAGGACTACTTCGGGGGCTGATGCCCGCGAAAGACGAAGACCGCGGCCCCCGATGGGTGGCCGCGGTCTTCGCGCGAGGCGAAACTAGCGCTCGACGATGAGGCCCGTGCCCATGCCGCCGCCGATGCAGAGGCTGGCGAGGCCGTACTTGCCCTCGCGCCGCTTCAGCTCGTGCAGCAGGGTGACGACGATGCGGGCGCCCGAGGCGCCGATCGGGTGGCCGAGGGCGATCGCCCCGCCGTTGACGTTGGTCTTGTCCATGTCGGAGGAGAGCTCCTTGGCCACCCCGAGGCTCTGGGCCGCGAAGGCCTCGTTGAGCTCGATGAAGTCCATGTCGGCCATGGTCAGGCCCGACTTCGAGAGCATCTTCTTGACCGTGGGCACCGGGCCCATGCCCATGACCGAGGGGTCGACCCCGCCCGAGGCGTAGGCGACGACCGTGGCGAGCGGCTTGATGCCGAGCTCCTTGGCCTTCTCTTCGCTCATCAGGACCACCGCCGCCGCGCCGTCGTTGATGCCCGAGGCGTTGCCCGCGGTCACCGTGCCGCCGTCCTTCTTGAAGGCGGGGCGCAGCTTGGCGAGGGCCTCGAGGGTGGTGCCGTGCTTGGGGTACTCATCCTGGGAGACGACCTTGGGGTCGCCCTTGCGCTGGGGAATCGAGACCGGGGCGATCTCGTCGGCGAAGCGATCGGCCTTCATGGCCGCCTCGGCCTTCTGCTGCGAGGCGAGCGCGAACTGGTCCTGCTCCTCGCGCGAGAGGCTGTACTGCTCGGCGATGTTCTCGGCGGTGACGCCCATGTGGTAGTCGTTGACCGCGCACTGGAGGCCGTCGGCGATCATGGTGTCGAGGAGCTGGGTGGTGCCCATGCGAGCGCCCCAGCGGGCGCCGGGCATGACGTAGGGGGCCTGGCTCATGTTCTCCATGCCGCCCGCGACCACCACGTCGGCGTCGCCCAGGAGGATGGCCTGGACGCCCAGGCTGATCGACTTGAGGCCCGAGCCGCACAGCTTGTTGATGGTGGTGGCGGGCACCTCGACCGGCAAGCCGGCCTTGAGCGCCGCCTGGCGCGCGGGGCCCTGGCCGAGACCGGCCTGGAGGACGTTACCCATGATGACCTCGTCGACCGCCTCGGCAGAGACGCCCGCGGCCTTGAGAGCCTCCTTGATCACGTGGGCGCCCAGGTCCACGGCGCTGACTTCCTTGAACGCCCCGCCGAACGACCCGATCGGGGTCCGGACGGCGCTGGCGATGACGACTTTACGCATGGGATTCCTTTCGTAACAAGACAGAACGCGATCGCCCGTTGACGGGCCGGATCGCCCTTCATAGGATAGCCCCAAACCCATCGGCAAGATAGGGAGGGACCAGATGGATCTCGAGCGCTCGAAAGCCCCCAACCTCCTGACGATCCTGGTGGCCCTCGCCCTGATCGCCGCCCCGATCGTCATGGGGGCATGGGACCAGCCCGGCGTCTTCTGGAGCGACGTGATCGCGGGCCTGGTCGTGGCCGGCCTGGCCGCCGGGCGGCTGGTGGCGGGGCCACGCCTGCTCTCGTGGCTCAGCGGCCTCCTGGGGCTCTACCTGATCGTCTTGCCCCTGATAACGGACCTGGGCGCTCGTAGCGTGCTCGGGGTGCTCAACACCCTGTGCGGGCTTGCGATCGCGGGCTTCTCCGCCTGGTCGCTGTTCCAGCCCTTCGAGGAGGCCCCCACCGGCGAGCCGATCTTCAAGAGCGCGGCGGACCCGCTTGGAGCCAAGCGAGACCGCCGCGATCGAGAAAACTAGGCGAGCACGAGCTCCTTGAGCCGGGGCGAGACCAGAAGGGGCGCGCCCGTCTTGGCCTTGATCTCGTCCACCGAGACGCCGGGGGCGGTCTCGATGAGGACCAGGCCCTCGGGGGTCACGTCCATCACCGCCAGGTCGGTCACGACCATGTGGACCACGCCCTTGCCGGTCAAGGGCAGGTCGCAGGCCTCGAGGATCTTGTGCTCGCCGTTCTTGCTGACGTGCTCCATGGCGACGACCACGCGCTTGGCGCCGGCCACCAGGTCCATGGCCCCGCCCATGCCCTTGACCATCTTGCCGGGGATCATCCAGTTGGCCAGATCCCCCTTGGCCGAGACCTGCATGGCCCCGAGGATGGTGAGGTCCACGTGGCCGCCGCGGATCATCGCGAAGGAGTCGGCGCTGGAGAAGTAGGCCGAGCCCGGAAGCTCGGTGATGGTCTGCTTGCCCGCGTTGATGAGGTCCGGGTCCTCCTCGCCCTCGAAGGGGAAGGGCCCGATGCCCAAGAGGCCGTTCTCGCTCTGGAGCACGACGTCCATGCCCTCGGGGATGTAGTTGGCCACGAGGGTCGGGATGCCGATGCCGAGGTTGACGTAGTAGCCGTCGCGCAGCTCCTGGGCGATGCGCTGGGCGATCTGGAAGCGATCGAGTGCCATTTCCGAGTCCTCCTCTAGACCGCCGCCGCGGCGCGCGGGCGGGTCGTGCGCTGCTCGATGCGCTTCTCGTAGTGGGCGCCCAGGATGATGCGCTGGACGTAGATGCTGGGGGTGTGGATCTGGTCAGGGTCGAAGGTGCCGACCTCGACCAGCTCCTCGACCTCGGCGATGGTCACGGCGCCTGCGGTCGCCATCATGGGGTTGAAGTTGCGGGCGGTCTTGCGGTAGACCAGGTTGCCCATGGTGTCCGCGCGCCACGCCTTGACGATGGAGAGGTCCGCCTTGAGGGGAGCCTCGAGGACGTACTCGTGGCCGTCGATGACGCGGGTCTCCTTGCCCTCGGCGACCTTGGTGCCGACGCCGGTGCGGGTGAAGAAGCCGCCGATGCCGGCCCCGCCCGCGCGGATGCGCTCGGCGAGGGTGCCCTGGGGCACCAGCTCGACCTCGAGCTCGCCGCTGAGGAACTGGCGCTCGAAGGTCTTGTTCTCGCCGACGTAGCTCGAGATCATCTTCCTGATCTGGCGGGTCTGGAGCAGCAAGCCGAGGCCGAAATCGTCGACCCCGGCGTTGTTCGAGATGAAGGTCAGGTCCTTGACCCTGGAATCCCGGATCGCGAGGATCAGGTTCTCGGGAATGCCGCAGAGGCCGAAGCCCCCGGCCATGATCGTCATGCCGTCGCGCAGGAGACCCGTGAGGGCTTCCGGCGCGTTGGCGTGCACCTTGTTCATAGTAGGGCGTCTCCTTGGATGGGCGCGTCTCGTTGAACGAGAAAGGCGAAAAGGGCGACTTTAAATCAAGGTTATACCATGGATGGCGTCCCGCGGCCCGAGGCGGCGGGCCACGTCCAGCCCCTCGATCACCTGCCCGATGACGGTGCCGGGAAAGCCCGCCCCGTCCTCCTTGACGATGCCGTAGCGGTGACGGACGAAAGCGGGGGTCGCGTCCTGGCTGAAGGCGCGATCCATCACCAGGGCGCCGGCCAACTGGGGCAGGCGGTTGTGGTCGAAGGTGGTGGGCATCAGGGCGTAGGAGTGGGTGCCCGAGCCGTTGTCCACGTCGGTGTCGGGAGCGCCGAGCTGCACGTAGCTCGAAGCGATCCGCCAGAAGCCCTCGGAGGTGAAGGTGCCGAAGTCCACCTCCTTGAGGAAGTGGCGGGTGTAGCTCGGCGCCTCGGCCGGGAACAGCACCACCGTGATGGCCCCCTGGGTGGTCGAGATGCGCAGGCGCGCGCCGAGGGCCAGCGGATGCCCCGCCGCCTTCTCGAGGGCGCTCGGCAACGCGACGCTCGGGTCCGGCGTCGCCGGCAAGGGATCGGGGACCGGCCCCCGCTTGACGTAGAGCGGGGAGGCCGCGACCACCCCCGCCAGGACCAGCATCAGCCAGGGAACGGCCATTGGAGCCTCCTTGAAGGGGAAGACGAGAGACGCCGCCTTCTCGATCCTAGAGGGCCGAAGCGGGGATGGCATCGTGCGTTTGCGCCCATGACCTTCGTTGACGCCCCGGCGAGGCGCGGCGTACACTGGCGAACATGTTTATCGATCGTGCAACCATCAAGGTCAAAAGCGGCGCCGGAGGTAACGGCGCCGTCGCGTTCCGCCGCGAGAAGTACGTCCCCCACGGCGGCCCGTCGGGCGGCGACGGGGGGAACGGCGGCTCGGTCATCCTGAGCGCCACCGAGGACCTCCAGACCCTCCTCGACTTCCGCTACAAGAAGGACTTCACCGCCGAGCCCGGGGGCAAGGGCGAGAACAAGAACATGACGGGCAAGAATGCGCCCGACCTCGTGATCAAGGTCCCCTGCGGCACCGTCATCTACGACGCCGACACCGGCGCGCTGCTCGCGGACCTGAGCCATGCGGGCGACTCCTACGTCGCGGCCCAGGGCGGCAAGGGCGGCCGCGGCAACCAGCACTTCGCCACCCCCACCAACCGTGCTCCCCAGTACGCCGAGCCGGGCGGATCGGACGCCGCCCGGACCCTGCGCCTGGAGCTCAAGCTCCTGGCCGACGTGGGCCTGGTGGGGCTGCCCAACGCGGGCAAGTCCACCCTGATCTCGGTGATCTCGGCGGCCAAGCCCAAGATCGCGGACTACCCGTTCACCACCCTGCAGCCCCAGCTGGGCGTCGTGCAGTTCCCGGACGGCGACCAGGTGGTGGTGGCCGACATCCCGGGCCTGATCGAGGGCGCCCACACCGGGGCGGGGCTCGGCCACGAGTTCCTGCGCCACGTGGAGCGCACCCGGATCCTCCTGCACGTGCTTGACGCCTCGGGCGGCCCCGAGGGCCGCGACCCGCTCAAGGACTGGGAGACGATCAACGCCGAGCTCCAGAAGTACTCGCCCGAGCTGGCCGAGCGCCCCATGGTCGCGGTGCTCAACAAGCTGGATCTGCCCGAGGCCCAGGAGAACCTTCCCCGGCTGACCTCGGCCCTCGAGGCCCAGGGCTGCCCGATCTTCCAGATCTCGGCGGCGACCCGCGAGGGCCTCACGCCCCTGCTCAACTTCGTCCGGCACCGGGTCCGCGAGCTGCCGCCGCCGCCCAGCTTCCTGCCCACCCCGCAGGAGGCCCCCAAGCCCATCAGCAAGACCTTCACCATCAGCAAGCAGAACGGGGTCTACGTGGTGCAGGGCGAGCAGATCGAGCGACTGCTCGAGCTGACCAACATGGAGAGCCCCGAGTCCCTGCTCAAGCTGCAGCGCGCCTGGACCCGCCTCGGCCTGACCGACGCCCTGGTCGCCCACGGCATCCAGGACGGCGACACGGTGCGGATCGGCAGCCTCGAGTTCGACTTCGTCGTCTAGGCCTCGAGCGCCTGGGGCCGGAACCATGGAGCGGATCCTCGTCGTGAAGGTCGGGACCAGCACGGTCGCGACGGCAACCGGTCTCAACGGCAAGGCGCTCATGCGCCTTGCCGGCGCCGTCTCGGACCTGGCCGATCGCGGCTGGCGCACCGTCATCGTCACCTCGGGGGCGGTGGGGGCGGGCCGGGCCCGGCTCGGGATGGCCGAGCGGCCCCGCACCATCGCGGCCAAGCAGGCCGCGGCCTCGGTGGGCCAGGGCCTCCTGATGCACGCCTACGAGACCTTCCTCGCGCCCCTGGGCCTCGCGAGCGCGCAGCTGCTCCTGACCCGGGCGGATCTCTCCGACCGGCAGCGCTACCTGAACGCCTCCAACACGCTTCGGGCCCTTCTGGACCACGACGTGCGGGTGGTGCCCGTCATCAACGAGAACGACTCGGTGGCCATCGACGAGCTGAAGTTCGGGGACAACGACACCCTCTCGGCACTGGTCGCCCAGCTGGTGGACGCGGACTGGCTCGCGATCCTCTCGGACGTGGACGGCCTCTACGACAAGAACCCCGGCAAGCATCCCGACGCCACCCTCATCCCCGAGGTCCCCGAGCTGACCCCCGAGATCGAGGCGCTCGCGGGGGGCGCGGGCTCGGACGTCGGCACCGGGGGCATGGTGACCAAGCTCGCCGCCGCGCGGATCGCGACCGCGTCGGGCATCCCCATGGCCCTCATGTCGGGGCAGGCCCCCGCCCGGCTCGTCGATCTCTGCGAGGGGCGCGCGGTGCGCGGCACGATCTTCCGGGCCCGCGAGGACCGGCTGGAGGCGCGCAAGCGCTGGCTCGCCTTCGGGATGGCCGTCAAGGGCGTGCTGAGCCTGGACGAAGGGGCCGTGCGCGCCCTGGTCCAGGGGAACAAGAGCCTCTTGCCCACGGGCGTCACCGGGGTGGAGGGCGACTTCTTGCCGGGCGAGACGGTCTCGCTGCGCGATGGGGCCGGCCGGGAGCTGGGGCGCGGGATCGCGAACTACGGCGCCACCGAGCTGCACCGCATCCAGGGCCGCAAGAGCTCGGAGGTCGAGAAAATTCTCGGCTTCAAGGTCGCCGACGAGGTGATCCACCGCGACAACCTCGTCGTCCTCTGAGTTTCCCGCCCTCACTGCAACCGGATGATCTTGTCGATGACGCCGCTGTAGCCGGAGTCGGTCACGTAGAGCTGCCCGCTCGGCGCCAGGGCGATTGACTGAGCCAGCTTGAAGCCGATCGCGGTGGTCAGGACGGTGCCGCCCGGGAGGATCTTGACCACCTTGTCGTTGCCCCGCGCCACCACGTACACGTTGCCGAAGGGGTCCACCGTGAGGCCGGCCGCGCCTGTGAGGCCCGACGCGATCAGCGTGGGCAGGCCGTTCACCAGCTTGTAGACCTTGCCGGCGCCGGTGGCGGTGTAGTAGAGCGCTCCAGCCGCGTCCAGGACCACCCCCTCGCCGCTGTTGGTGGTGCTGGCCACCACCGTCGTCGAGGACGTGGCGCCGGGGGGGAACTTGAAGATCTTGCTGTTCCCGGAGCTTGCGACGTAGACGTTGCCCGCGGCGTCCACCGCCACGCCCTTGGGGTTGGAGAGGCCCGTCAACGTTCGTTCGAGCGTCCCGCTCGCCGAGAAGACCAGGACGCTGTCACCACCGAGGGTCGTGACGTACAGGTTGTTGGCGGCATCCACCGCGAGCCCACGCGGATTGGCGATGGCGAGGTCCGAGTAGGTGGCTTGCAGGGCTCCGCTCGCGTCGTACTTCTTGACCTGGTTGAGGGCCGACTCGGCGACGTAGATGAAGCCGTCCTGGCCCACCGCCACGCCCATCGGCTCCTTGAGGTTGGAGACGAGGTCGGTTTTCACGGCCGGCACGTCGATCGACCCCGGGGCCAGGGCGTCGTCGTTGGTGACGACCAGGGAGGTCGAGGCGGTCGAAACCTGGTTGCCGCCGGCGTCAAAGGAGGTGGCGAGCAGTTGGTAGGTGGTGTTCGGCCGGAGGTTGGACACGGTCACGGTCCGGGAAGCGCTCGCCTGGGTGACGCCGGGGTGGCTGGCCTTCTCGCCCCCGTGCGTCAGGTCGATGAGGTCCAGCGCGGCGTTGGAGGGGCCCAGCAGATTGACCGTCACGCTGGCCTGGCCCGCGAACAGGGTGTCGGCCAGCTTGACGGGAAGGCTCGCGGCAAGGGTCGACTGGTCGTTGTTTCCCACCGCGACGGTGGCGGCGCAGAGGGCATCATCGGTCGAGATCAGCGCGCCGCCGGCATCGAAGGCTCGTGCGAGCACCCGATAGGTGGTGTTGGGGCGGAGGTTGCCGAGCACCGTGGAGCCGCCGAAGTCGATCGGGGCCACCAGGGTCTTTCTCAGCACGTCGGGGTCCGACAGGGTCGTGGGCTGGCCCGTCACGGCCGAGATCGGCGCGAAGGCGCCCGACCCGGTCTCAACCTCCAGGACGAGATCCAGCCGCTTGATGTCGGTTGCTTTCTTGGGGGCGAGGACGGCCTGGATGCGCGAGCCCTCGAACAACCGCGGCGTGACGATCAGGGTCGTGCCCGGCGGCGTCAGGGGCTGAACGTGGGTGCAAGCGGTCGCCAGCGTGAGGAGTGACAAAGCGGTCGGCAAGGTCAAGCGCATCCTGAGTCTCCTTCTGCGTCGATGACTACGTTGGCGAGTGGGTGAATTTCAGGCAGGTAGCGGCTCGCAATCCCGACTGCTTGTCCAGCCGGATCGTGCGCCGCTACCTGCCGCAACGTCAGGAGCAGGTGTCGAGATGGAGGGCAGCCTGGCTAGTTGATGGCCTCGCTGCCCGAGTAGACCAGATCGCCGTTGGTGACGGCGAGACCGGCGGCATTGCTCGTGCCGCTGAAGGTCACGTTCTTGAGCTGGACGGGAACGGCGGGGAGGGCGATCTCGTTATCGACCTCCACCCAGAAGTCCAGCAGCGAGTCGGCGTCCACGCTGATCGGGTCGGAGGTGCCGGCCGTGGCGTAGGCGAAGGCCCGGATCCGGTAAGCGCTGTCGTGAGCAAGGTTGCCGAAGCTGACGGTCTGGCTACCGATGGGGCCCGCGATGTCCTTGGAGGCCTTCTCGTTCTCGGTGGCGCCGTCCATCTTGTAGAGCTTGAGGGTCAGGTGGTCGATGCTCGCGGCGGTCAACGGATTGACGACGGCCTGGGTGGTGCGCTCACCCGCGATGACGCGGGGGCTGATCGTCACGCTGGCATTCCCGACAGGGGAGCCGGCTGGGGCCGCATGGCAGGCGGTCAAGAGCGCGACGAGGGCGAGCGAACCGATGATTTTCTTCATGACGTCTCCTTTTTCGATGAAGGGATGTTGTTGGGAAGTTGGGGAGCAGGCCTCACCCTAACGCGGTCGACCCTTGCTTGCCCGGTACTTGTTGACCCGTTTTTATTGGTCAAATTCGCCGAACGCAAACCGGCCCAGGAACCACGCGGTCCTCGCCGTTGAAGGACGGGAGGCCCGACATCCTTTAGACGATCGGCCGTGGTGCGAGCGCCCTCCGATTAGATAAGGTGCGAGCAAGGATTCGTTCGGAGCGAGCGCGATGCGCTCGAACGCACTCGAACGCAAAGGAGTGGGGCGATGCCTAGGAAATGCATGATGTCGATGGCGCTCGCCTCGGCCCTGCTGCTGAGCGCCTGCGGATCGGCCCAGCCCTCGGTGGAGGGCAACGCCAAGGACGAGCCAGGCTTCACCGTGCGGCTCGACCTCGCCGTCACCCCGGGCAGCTACCGCTCCCAGGCCACCGCGCCTCCGAACACCTCGGCGAGCATCCACCACCTGGTGGTCAAGCTCTTCCGGGTGCAGGGCAACAAAGAGGTTCCCATCGAGGAGAAGGGGCAGCCCATCACCGCGGACGTCTCCGGCGCCGCGCTGCAATCGCCCGTCTTCCTCACCCTGAAGAAGGAGACGGACTTCCGCGCCAGGGCGTACGCCTACCGCTCCGCCGGCCTTTCTCCCAGCGACCTGATCAGCGACCAGGCGGCCT of Pantanalinema sp. contains these proteins:
- a CDS encoding CoA transferase subunit A, with the translated sequence MNKVHANAPEALTGLLRDGMTIMAGGFGLCGIPENLILAIRDSRVKDLTFISNNAGVDDFGLGLLLQTRQIRKMISSYVGENKTFERQFLSGELEVELVPQGTLAERIRAGGAGIGGFFTRTGVGTKVAEGKETRVIDGHEYVLEAPLKADLSIVKAWRADTMGNLVYRKTARNFNPMMATAGAVTIAEVEELVEVGTFDPDQIHTPSIYVQRIILGAHYEKRIEQRTTRPRAAAAV
- a CDS encoding peptidylprolyl isomerase — protein: MAVPWLMLVLAGVVAASPLYVKRGPVPDPLPATPDPSVALPSALEKAAGHPLALGARLRISTTQGAITVVLFPAEAPSYTRHFLKEVDFGTFTSEGFWRIASSYVQLGAPDTDVDNGSGTHSYALMPTTFDHNRLPQLAGALVMDRAFSQDATPAFVRHRYGIVKEDGAGFPGTVIGQVIEGLDVARRLGPRDAIHGITLI
- the obgE gene encoding GTPase ObgE; translated protein: MFIDRATIKVKSGAGGNGAVAFRREKYVPHGGPSGGDGGNGGSVILSATEDLQTLLDFRYKKDFTAEPGGKGENKNMTGKNAPDLVIKVPCGTVIYDADTGALLADLSHAGDSYVAAQGGKGGRGNQHFATPTNRAPQYAEPGGSDAARTLRLELKLLADVGLVGLPNAGKSTLISVISAAKPKIADYPFTTLQPQLGVVQFPDGDQVVVADIPGLIEGAHTGAGLGHEFLRHVERTRILLHVLDASGGPEGRDPLKDWETINAELQKYSPELAERPMVAVLNKLDLPEAQENLPRLTSALEAQGCPIFQISAATREGLTPLLNFVRHRVRELPPPPSFLPTPQEAPKPISKTFTISKQNGVYVVQGEQIERLLELTNMESPESLLKLQRAWTRLGLTDALVAHGIQDGDTVRIGSLEFDFVV
- the proB gene encoding glutamate 5-kinase, with translation MERILVVKVGTSTVATATGLNGKALMRLAGAVSDLADRGWRTVIVTSGAVGAGRARLGMAERPRTIAAKQAAASVGQGLLMHAYETFLAPLGLASAQLLLTRADLSDRQRYLNASNTLRALLDHDVRVVPVINENDSVAIDELKFGDNDTLSALVAQLVDADWLAILSDVDGLYDKNPGKHPDATLIPEVPELTPEIEALAGGAGSDVGTGGMVTKLAAARIATASGIPMALMSGQAPARLVDLCEGRAVRGTIFRAREDRLEARKRWLAFGMAVKGVLSLDEGAVRALVQGNKSLLPTGVTGVEGDFLPGETVSLRDGAGRELGRGIANYGATELHRIQGRKSSEVEKILGFKVADEVIHRDNLVVL
- a CDS encoding NHL repeat-containing protein → MRLTLPTALSLLTLATACTHVQPLTPPGTTLIVTPRLFEGSRIQAVLAPKKATDIKRLDLVLEVETGSGAFAPISAVTGQPTTLSDPDVLRKTLVAPIDFGGSTVLGNLRPNTTYRVLARAFDAGGALISTDDALCAATVAVGNNDQSTLAASLPVKLADTLFAGQASVTVNLLGPSNAALDLIDLTHGGEKASHPGVTQASASRTVTVSNLRPNTTYQLLATSFDAGGNQVSTASTSLVVTNDDALAPGSIDVPAVKTDLVSNLKEPMGVAVGQDGFIYVAESALNQVKKYDASGALQATYSDLAIANPRGLAVDAANNLYVTTLGGDSVLVFSASGTLERTLTGLSNPKGVAVDAAGNVYVASSGNSKIFKFPPGATSSTTVVASTTNSGEGVVLDAAGALYYTATGAGKVYKLVNGLPTLIASGLTGAAGLTVDPFGNVYVVARGNDKVVKILPGGTVLTTAIGFKLAQSIALAPSGQLYVTDSGYSGVIDKIIRLQ